The Metabacillus litoralis genome contains a region encoding:
- a CDS encoding 2-hydroxy-3-keto-5-methylthiopentenyl-1-phosphate phosphatase, producing the protein MSDRVIICDFDGTITETDNIIAIMKRFAPPEWDALKNDVLSQRISIQEGVGKMFQLLPSSSKDEIVNYILNHAQIRSGFKEFVQYTKKNNIPLFIVSGGIDFFVYPLLQGLIEEEQIYCNRANFSNENIKIEWPFSCDDSCSNDCGCCKPSLIRKLTKSTQEKIVIGDSITDLQAAKLADYVIARDLLLEKCQDLHLPHQPFTTFYDVINILEKLEEVKA; encoded by the coding sequence TGCAATTATGAAAAGATTTGCTCCACCAGAATGGGATGCTTTAAAAAATGATGTATTATCACAAAGAATCTCTATTCAAGAGGGTGTTGGGAAAATGTTTCAATTACTACCATCTTCTTCTAAGGACGAAATTGTGAACTACATTTTAAATCATGCGCAAATACGTTCTGGATTTAAGGAATTTGTTCAATATACAAAAAAGAACAATATCCCTCTTTTTATTGTTAGTGGAGGAATTGATTTTTTTGTTTATCCATTACTTCAAGGGTTAATTGAAGAAGAACAAATATATTGTAATAGGGCGAATTTTAGTAATGAAAACATTAAAATAGAATGGCCTTTTAGTTGTGATGATTCTTGTTCGAATGATTGCGGTTGCTGTAAGCCGTCACTTATCCGCAAGCTAACAAAGTCTACTCAAGAAAAAATTGTAATAGGAGATTCAATAACGGATCTTCAAGCTGCAAAACTAGCAGATTATGTAATAGCAAGAGATTTGCTATTAGAAAAATGTCAGGACCTTCATTTGCCACATCAGCCCTTTACAACTTTTTATGATGTGATTAATATTTTAGAAAAGCTAGAGGAGGTGAAGGCATGA
- a CDS encoding methylthioribulose 1-phosphate dehydratase — MTVFNQRWEELADIKRVLAKRDWFPGTSGNLAIKVSDEPIEFLVTASGKDKTKETDEDFLLVNGEGKPVEDTHLKPSAETLLHVEIFNKTKAGCSLHVHTVDNNVISELYGDKGKITFRGQEIIKAYGLWEEDAEFTIPIIYNYAHIPTLAENFSEFVKEDAGAVLIRNHGITAWGRDALEAKKYLEASEFLFSYHLKLLSLQSVLT; from the coding sequence ATGACCGTTTTCAACCAACGGTGGGAGGAATTAGCTGACATAAAGAGGGTGTTAGCAAAACGAGATTGGTTTCCAGGTACAAGTGGGAATCTAGCGATAAAAGTGAGCGATGAACCTATCGAGTTCCTTGTAACAGCAAGTGGTAAAGATAAGACGAAGGAAACAGATGAGGACTTTTTACTAGTTAATGGAGAAGGAAAGCCGGTTGAGGATACTCACTTAAAGCCTTCTGCAGAAACATTATTACATGTAGAGATTTTTAATAAAACAAAAGCTGGGTGCAGCCTTCACGTTCATACAGTTGACAATAATGTTATATCAGAGCTCTACGGTGATAAAGGAAAGATTACATTTAGAGGACAGGAAATTATTAAAGCATATGGCTTATGGGAAGAGGATGCTGAATTTACAATCCCAATCATCTATAACTATGCACATATTCCAACTTTAGCGGAAAACTTTAGTGAGTTTGTAAAAGAAGATGCGGGGGCAGTTCTTATTAGAAATCATGGAATAACCGCATGGGGAAGAGATGCATTAGAAGCGAAGAAATATTTAGAAGCAAGTGAATTTTTATTTTCCTATCATCTGAAGCTATTATCATTACAATCAGTTTTGACTTAA
- a CDS encoding 1,2-dihydroxy-3-keto-5-methylthiopentene dioxygenase — MAVIKVRNTNEVIEGQEQVSNFLEKQGVLYEHWDMSKLPSHLVEKFVLSDEEKSEILAAYKSEIEDLAERRGYKTWDIVALSDATPNLEDLLKKFENVHTHTEDEVRAITAGHGIFIIKGDEQVGYFDVELEAGDVISVPEGNPHFFTLMEDRQVVAVRLFIETEGWVAHPYQEEQELNK; from the coding sequence ATGGCAGTAATTAAAGTTAGAAATACAAATGAAGTAATTGAAGGTCAAGAACAGGTTTCAAATTTTTTAGAGAAACAAGGTGTTCTTTATGAGCATTGGGATATGAGTAAACTTCCTTCACACTTAGTTGAAAAATTTGTTCTTAGCGATGAAGAAAAATCTGAAATTTTAGCAGCATACAAATCTGAAATTGAAGATTTAGCTGAAAGAAGAGGATATAAGACTTGGGACATCGTAGCGTTATCAGATGCTACACCAAATCTTGAAGATTTATTAAAAAAATTCGAAAATGTTCATACACACACTGAAGATGAAGTACGTGCTATTACTGCAGGTCACGGTATTTTCATTATTAAAGGCGATGAGCAAGTTGGTTACTTTGATGTAGAATTAGAAGCTGGGGATGTTATTTCGGTACCAGAGGGTAACCCTCATTTCTTTACATTAATGGAAGACCGTCAAGTTGTAGCAGTTCGCTTGTTTATTGAAACAGAGGGATGGGTAGCTCATCCATACCAAGAAGAACAAGAATTAAATAAATAA